The region CCCTCTGACCTCGGTGGCCATCAGTCAACCTCCTGACCGCAGTGGCCCTGGCCCGCCTGGCTGCCAGGACCAGGAAGCCCTCCTACTACTACCTTCTGGCACTCACGGCTTCAGATATCGTCACCCAGGTGGTCATCGTATTCGTGGGCTTCCTCCTGCAAGGAGCTGTGCTGGCCCGCCAAGTGCCCCAGGCCGTGGTGCGCTCAGCCAACATCCTGGAGTTTGCTGCCAACCATGCCTCAGTCTGGATAGCCATCCTGCTCACGGTAGACCGCTACAGTGCCCTGTGCCGCCCCTTGCACCACCGGGCTGCCTCATCCCCAGGCCGTACCCGCCGGGCCATTGCCACTGTCCTCGGTGCTGCCCTGCTGACAGGCATCCCCTTCTACTGGTGGCTGGACGTGTGGAGGGATGCTGACCCTCCTAGCACGCTGGACAAAGTCCTCAAGTGGGCTCACTGCCTCACTGTCTATTTCATCCCCTGTGGTGTGTTCCTGATCACCAACTCAGCCATCATCTACCAGCTACGGAAAAGTGGCCAGACTCGGCGGCGCCCCCAGGTAGGTAAAAGCACAGCCATCCTCCTGGGCGTTACCACACTCTTCACCCTCCTGTGGGCACCTCGGATCTTTGTCATGCTCTACCACATGTACGTGGCCCCCGTCCACCGGGACTGGAGGGTCCACCTGGCCTTGGACGTTGCCAACATGGCAGCCATGCTCAACACTGTGGTCAATTTTGGCCTCTATTGCTTTGTCAGTAAGACTTTCCGGGCCACTGTTCGAATGGTCATCCACGACGCCCACCTGCCCTGCATGCCAGGGTCACGGCCAGAGGGCACCATGGTGGGGCCTGTGCTGAAGCCTCTAGGACTCCCCAAAGGAGCAGAATTATAGAGGGAGTGCCCAGCCAGGGTGTTTGGGAACTCAGGGCCACATGTACTGGGGCCTTTGTGGTTGTGCCCAACAAAACTTTTTCAACACCCTgctttgctgggggtggggggtggtggctCCTCCTTTGGGGGTGGCTCCCCACTAGAAAGGAGGACAAGGTGGCCAACGCTTACATTTACTTCAATAATCCCCACTTCCTGGGAAAGGAAAGGGCCCCACCAGGCACAGCTGATAGTGTCAACCATGATGAGCATTCCTTCATGAGGGGCATTTTGCCTGACACGTTGTGTGTGCTAAATTAATGTTGGTTGAATGAATGGACGGaaggataggtggatggatggatggatggatggatggatgggaatCTTCTCGAGCCCACCTGTTTCATGGAACCTGCTTCTCACCCATTGCATCTATCACTTCTCTGGCTCCCAGTGGTAATGCCATGGTTTAACATGGAAGATACCTGAGAGTTCAAGGCCTTTCCTGGGCTGGGGGAACTCAGTGCCAGAGGGGCCACTTGGGAGAAAGATGCTACCCCTAGAGCAAGCCAGAGGGGGTGATCTCAAAGCAGGTTAGATGCAGCCAGGCCTGCATCCATCCAGCCCCGGGAGACACAGGAGCCCCTTAGCTCTCAAACATCCTGGTTTGATTCTGCTTAACTTCCTGCCCTGGAGCCAGAGCAGATGCAGGGGAGTTCTGGGGCCACAGTTTTCATTGTTGCCAAAGAAAGGGGCTCTCAGACCAGGGTACCAGgagaacaggaaggaaggaagggcttaGCTGGAGGTGACCCTCAACCCTCTGCTGAGCCCCTCAGAGAAAGGCCTTTTCCTCCACCATGAGGAGGAAGGAGTTGGCCAAGCTGTTTTAGCATGGGGGGCTCAGCTCAGCCCCTCCCCAGGCTCTCCAGGGAGGCTTCCCAGGGCCTGTCTCTCCTCTTAGCACCTCTGCTGGGCTGGAGAGGCAGCTGGGGGAGATTAGCAGATGGAAAACTTACCTGCTCCAGGCATTGGGTAAACACATTAGTAGCCGAGCTGGGGCCACTTTCTGCTTCCCGGTCAGGCTGAGCTGACCTTTGTCCTGAATGGGAGGTTCAGACAGGGGCTCCACTCCCTAGCGGGATGACATAGGCAAAAGAGCCAGATGCGCAGAATAAACGCTcagctttctcctttcctctccaccTCTTCCCAGGGCAAGGGTGTCCAGACAGACAGGCTCAGTCACACCCAGAAAGAGCATGGCACGGGTGATCCTTTAGCTCCAACAATGGAAACAGTTTTCCTAGCTCACCcctgggtggctcacacctgtaatcccagcactctgggaggctgaggttggtggattgcctgagcgcacaagttccagaccagcctgagcaagagtgagacccacatctctactaaaaatgaaaaactgagacaagagaatctcttgagcccaagagtttgaggttgctgtgagctatgatgccatggcactctaccaagggtgacaaagtgagactctgtctcaaaaacaaacaaacaacaaaaaaaagttttcttaagcTTGCCACAAACACATTTAGTGGCACAACCTGACCTGACCTTATATGAGACTGTTCTGGTCCTGACGTGGTCCTGTGATGTGGGTATCTGTGAGTTCACTGTACTACAGCCTCACACCCAACTAGAATCACTAGCTGGGCAGGGTTGAGGCAGCCAGGCTTTATTCTTTGCAGAGGAGGTGGGGGTGGCAGGAACACAGATGTGGAAGGAGGCACCAGAGGGGTGGACACTGCCTGCCCCAGCCCAGTCTGAGTCTGTCCTACAGGAAGGCAAGAAAGCAGGAGGTGCCTCTGATGCAGAACCAGTGGAACGCTGCGGGGAGGAGGGCTTCTTTTCACTCTGTGAGAACCCCccggtggtggtgggggggggacCCTGAAGGGGAGTTTCCAGTAACAGGGAGGGAGTGACGGGCTGCCTCTATCAACTGGCTAGTTAGTGGCTGTTCTCCAGGAGGCTGGGAGAGCAAAATTGGCTCACCTGGCCCTGAGCACCAGGGACAACAGAAACTCCCAGAAACAGCTGGGGGAGGTTCTTTTGAGGTAGGTAGAGTCTTATAAAAGTTGGGGCTTTGAGATTCCAGAACTCCGTTGTCAATATGATCTCACTTGTACCTACAGGCTGGGGCAATATTCGCGTTTTCAAATAATCCTGTGTAATAAGCATTATACCGACTGAAGAGACGGAGGCGTAGCAGGCTAAAGAGTATGCCCTTAGCCCAAAGCTGGCCGAGAGCACGCAGAGACTCAAACCCAAGCCTGCTGCTTCCTGGTCCATCACCAGCTCCACCCCTTGCCTGTCAGGTGCTCACAGGTGTAGGTAGGAGGAAGGGCATTCTCTGAGGCTTTGCATTGCCTGGAGCTTCTGATTCTATCCTATTTTCCTAATAAAGTGCATTGTAAAGTTCTTCCGTAAAACATTTTTGTAGCCTTTAATAAAATGAAGAGATCGTCAATTCGGTAAGCATGCCGCTGAAATGTAAAAGTTCTGTCACATCTGTCCTTgctgtttcctttgtttttattattaaactccTGACTTCTAGAGCAAAGACGAACCTGGCCTCTATTTATCCTTCTCCTTCCAttctccacccacccacccacccactgaAATAGCTTCCCAATGAGAATTCCGGTTTGAAATTCTAAGTTTCTTTCTCACAATTCCCACTGCATAGTGTCATTTTGTCCGTCAACCTTACTGTCCTTagccatttgttaacatctgagGACAGTTATTTGTTGCATGTCCTTTGTTTCTTCCCAAGCCTTATGTGACTTTTGCCGGTTGGAAGCTCTTGATAAATTCTTTCCTAAGCTCTCTATATTTtgcataacaaaataccatagaaacaacagacatttatttcctcacagttctgggggctagacgtccaagaccaaggtgctgGCAGCTTGTGTTTCCTCAGAGGCCTCTCCCCTGGGCTTGTGGATGGccgccttctcactgtgtcctctgCGTCCTTTCCTCTGGGCACACCCCTCTGATGTCTGTGTGTCCTCATTTCTTCTTCCCACAAAGATTGGGTGAGGGCCCCGCAGCCTCGTCTTGACTTAATCTCTCTTTAAAAGCCCtacctccaaatacagtcacatgggtcttcagcatatgaattttgaagGTGGAACCCAGTTCAGCCTATATACTATGggtattttaaagagaaatgttAGCTGGGCTATGTATCCCATCTCCGATGGAAGTAACTTATCTCGTAACTGTATATGAAATGCCCCTACCTTTCTCTTTTTGCTGGCTGGTGCAACAACATTCAAAGCcagtcttttatctattttttttttccaagacagggtctcactctatcacccaggctagagtaccatggcctcaacctagctcactgcaacct is a window of Nycticebus coucang isolate mNycCou1 chromosome 18, mNycCou1.pri, whole genome shotgun sequence DNA encoding:
- the GPR142 gene encoding LOW QUALITY PROTEIN: probable G-protein coupled receptor 142 (The sequence of the model RefSeq protein was modified relative to this genomic sequence to represent the inferred CDS: inserted 2 bases in 1 codon), which encodes MLGGNCGDPQERPQVTQDXWPRSMGLEGQHTAGQPQAALLSTPNSSGPSQEFGGHWPEIPERSPCVVGVIPVIYYSVLLGLGLPVNLLTAVALARLAARTRKPSYYYLLALTASDIVTQVVIVFVGFLLQGAVLARQVPQAVVRSANILEFAANHASVWIAILLTVDRYSALCRPLHHRAASSPGRTRRAIATVLGAALLTGIPFYWWLDVWRDADPPSTLDKVLKWAHCLTVYFIPCGVFLITNSAIIYQLRKSGQTRRRPQVGKSTAILLGVTTLFTLLWAPRIFVMLYHMYVAPVHRDWRVHLALDVANMAAMLNTVVNFGLYCFVSKTFRATVRMVIHDAHLPCMPGSRPEGTMVGPVLKPLGLPKGAEL